One window from the genome of Magnolia sinica isolate HGM2019 chromosome 4, MsV1, whole genome shotgun sequence encodes:
- the LOC131242571 gene encoding multiple organellar RNA editing factor 1, mitochondrial: protein MASLRLRRSLVLSSSLPKHRPCSSIPPPKPISSPPALRKSNLLPPSNFLIPCRSFRSSSLSSSSRSHDTDDGKISPDTILFEGCDYNHWLITMDFPKDPKPTPEEMVETYVQTLAKVVGSVEEAKKRMYACSTTTYNGFQAVMTEEMSEKFRGLPGVVFILPDSYIDPVNKEYGGDKYINGTIIPRPPPVQYGRSQGRYGDRNRNYDRPRYDRQREPMPMQQGNAPYDQRNTMQGDGRNYAPHQNYGPGGQSDGRGYTPPPGRDFAPAGERKDFGQGERRDYYGQGERRDPIPMGGRDYASGGRDSYQGERRDPMPPFQRDYNQGAQGNYVNQERRDFSQGERRDYAPPGHGDFRGDYRNAGPSGGGDYRQGVGSGYGQSYTGSGEGQRFPQVDRRDGMQGEPGNFAPGEQTGTGQGQ from the exons ATGGCTTCTCTCCGCCTACGTCGATCTCTCGTTCTTTCCTCTTCTCTCCCTAAACACCGTCCTTGCTCTTCCATCCCTCCTCCAAAACCCATCTCCTCACCACCCGCTCTTAGAAAATCTAACCTTCTGCCCCCTTCCAATTTCCTCATCCCATGTCGCTCCTTCCGATCTTCATCTCTCTCCTCATCGTCGCGATCGCACGATACTGACGATGGGAAGATTTCGCCAGATACGATCCTCTTCGAAGGCTGTGATTACAATCACTGGCTCATCACCATGGATTTCCCCAAGGATCCCAAGCCCACCCCTGAGGAGATGGTCGAGACATACGTCCAAACGCTCGCCAAGGTTGTCGGAAG TGTGGAGGAGGCGAAGAAGAGAATGTATGCTTGCAGTACAACAACCTACAATGGGTTTCAGGCTGTAATGACTGAGGAAATGTCTGAGAAGTTCCGAG gCTTGCCAGGAGTTGTTTTCATTTTGCCTGACTCATATATTGACCCTGTGAACAAGGAGTACGGAG GAGATAAATACATCAACGGGACCATCATTCCAAGGCCTCCCCCAGTTCAATATGGGAGGTCACAAGGAAGATATGGTGATCGAAACCGAAACTATGACAGGCCAAGGTACGACAGGCAACGCGAGCCAATGCCTATGCAGCAGGGAAATGCACCATATGATCAACGCAACACTATGCAAGGAGATGGAAGGAACTATGCACCGCATCAGAACTACGGTCCTGGTGGACAATCAGATGGGAGGGGCTATACCCCACCACCTGGTAGAGATTTTGCTCCTGCTGGGGAGAGGAAAGATTTTGGCCAAGGTGAAAGAAGAGATTATTATGGCCAAGGTGAACGCAGAGATCCGATTCCAATGGGTGGTAGAGATTATGCCTCCGGAGGAAGAGACAGTTATCAAGGGGAAAGGAGAGATCCGATGCCCCCATTTCAGAGGGATTACAACCAAGGAGCACAGGGGAATTATGTTAATCAGGAACGTAGGGACTTCTCACAGGGAGAGCGGAGGGATTATGCACCTCCTGGACATGGGGATTTCCGGGGAGATTACAGGAATGCTGGTCCTTCAGGAGGTGGAGATTACCGGCAGGGAGTGGGTTCTGGTTATGGGCAGAGTTACACTGGGTCTGGAGAAGGGCAAAGGTTCCCACAAGTGGACCGCAGAGATGGCATGCAAGGAGAACCAGGGAACTTTGCACCTGGGGAACAAACAGGGACAGGCCAG GGACAGTAG